Proteins encoded in a region of the Prunus persica cultivar Lovell chromosome G4, Prunus_persica_NCBIv2, whole genome shotgun sequence genome:
- the LOC18779181 gene encoding potassium transporter 11 isoform X1, translating into MKAAESFEISMASRVEIDEDSDTNKGSMWVLDQKLDQPMDEEAGRLRNMYREKKFSALLLMRLAFQSLGVVFGDLGTSPLYVFYNTFPHGISDPEDVVGALSLIIYSLTLIPLLKYVFVVCRANDSGQGGTFALYSLLCRHANVKTIPNQHRTDEELTTYSRSTFHEQSYAAKTKKWLEGHASRKNALLLLVLVGTCMVIGDGILTPAISVLSAAGGIKVSSPGMKNDYVILVAVVILVGLFSVQHYGTDKVGWLFAPIVLLWFLLIGGIGIFNIWKHDSSVLRAFSPVYIYRYFKRNGRDGWTSLGGIMLSITGTEALFADLAHFPVSAVQIAFTTVVFPCLLLAYSGQAAYLMKNHDNKTVLQAFYLSIPEKIYWPVFIVATLAAVVASQATISATFSIIKQALALGCFPRVKVVHTSKKFLGQIYIPDINWILMILCIAVTAGFKNQSQIGNAYGTAVVVVMLATTLLMTLIMILVWRCHWILVLIFTGLSLVVECTYFSAVLFKVDQGGWVPLVIAAAFLLIMYVWHYGTLKRYEFEMHSKVSMAWLLGLGPSLGLVRVPGIGLVYTELASGVPHIFSHFITNLPAIHSVVVFVCVKYLPVYTVPEEERFLVKRIGPKSFHMFRCVARYGYKDLHKKDDDFEKKLFDNLFMFVRLESMMEGCSDSDEYSIYGQQTERSMEGLINNNGNTIGSTADLTISSVDSIVPAKSPLHANNTMSSSSQQSMQNEIDELEFLNNCRDAGVVHILGNTVVRARRDSRFYKKIAVDYIYAFLRKVCREHSVIFNVPHESLLNVGQIFYV; encoded by the exons ATGAAAGCTGCAGAatcatttgaaatttcaatggCTTCAAGAGTGGAgattgatgaagatagtgataCCAACAAAGGCAGTATGTGGGTTTTGGATCAGAAGCTTGACCAACCCATGGATGAGGAGGCTGGCAGGcttagaaatatgtacaggGAAAAg AAGTTCTCTGCACTATTGCTTATGCGGCTTGCATTCCAAAGTCTTGGAGTGGTTTTTGGAGATTTGGGTACTTCTCCCTTGTATGTTTTCTACAATACGTTTCCTCATGGAATTTCAGACCCGGAGGATGTGGTTGGAGCTCTTTCATTGATTATATACTCTCTTACTCTTATCCCGCTCCTCAAGTATGTGTTCGTTGTTTGTAGGGCGAATGACAGTGGTCAAG GTGGAACATTTGCTCTTTATTCATTGCTCTGccgacatgcaaatgtaaaaacTATTCCTAACCAACACCGGACTGATGAAGAGCTAACAACGTATAGTCGTTCTACTTTCCATGAACAATCATATGCTGCAAAAACCAAGAAGTGGTTGGAGGGGCATGCATCAAGGAAGAATGCCCTTCTTCTTCTGGTCCTCGTTGGCACTTGTATGGTGATTGGTGATGGGATTCTTACTCCAGCTATATCTG TTTTATCAGCTGCTGGCGGGATCAAAGTAAGCAGCCCTGGCATGAAAAATG ATTATGTCATACTTGTTGCTGTTGTAATATTAGTAGGCTTGTTTAGCGTACAGCACTATGGTACAGATAAAGTTGGTTGGCTCTTTGCTCCCATTGTGCTTCTTTGGTTTCTCTTAATTGGAGGTATTGGCATATTCAACATCTGGAAACATGACAGTAGTGTTTTGAGAGCTTTTTCGCCCGTCTATATATATCGGTATTTTAAAAGGAATGGGAGAGATGGTTGGACTTCCCTTGGAGGTATCATGCTTAGTATAACAG GGACTGAAGCACTCTTTGCCGACCTTGCCCATTTTCCAGTTTCAGCTGTACAGATTGCTTTCACTACGGTTGTGTTTCCTTGCCTTCTTTTAGCCTATTCTGGTCAAGCTGCGTACcttatgaaaaatcatgacaACAAAACTGTGCTTCAAGCATTTTATCTTTCCATTCCAG AGAAAATATATTGGCCAGTCTTCATTGTTGCGACTCTAGCTGCAGTAGTTGCAAGTCAAGCAACTATATCGGCGACTTTTTCAATAATTAAGCAGGCTCTTGCACTTGGCTGTTTTCCTAGAGTCAAAGTTGTACACACATCAAAGAAGTTCCTCGgccaaatatatattccagATATTAATTGGATTCTTATGATTCTTTGCATTGCTGTGACTGCTGGATtcaaaaatcaaagccaaatTGGAAATGCGTATG GGACGGCAGTTGTCGTGGTCATGCTAGCAACCACACTGCTCATGACTCTAATCATGATATTAGTGTGGCGCTGTCATTGGATTCTTGTCCTGATATTCACTGGTTTGTCACTGGTTGTGGAATGCACTTACTTTTCCGCTGTCCTCTTCAAGGTTGATCAAGGTGGATGGGTTCCTCTTGTGATTGCAGCTGCCTTTCTTCTCATCATGTATGTTTGGCATTATGGCACATTGAAACGTTATGAGTTTGAGATGCACAGTAAGGTTTCAATGGCATGGCTTCTTGGACTTGGCCCCAGTTTAGGACTGGTTCGGGTCCCTGGGATAGGACTTGTGTACACCGAGCTTGCAAGTGGAGTGCCTCACATCTTTTCCCACTTCATCACCAACCTGCCTGCGATCCATTCTGTTGTCGTCTTTGTTTGTGTGAAGTATCTTCCTGTATACACTGTcccagaagaagaaagattccTTGTAAAGCGGATTGGCCCCAAGAGTTTCCACATGTTCCGTTGCGTTGCAAGATACGGTTACAAAGACCTCCACAAGAAAGATGATGACTTTGAGAAAAAACTCTTCGACAACCTTTTCATGTTTGTCCGGCTCGAGTCCATGATGGAGGGGTGTTCAGACTCGGATGAGTACAGTATATATGGCCAGCAAACTGAGAGGTCAATGGAAGGcctaataaataataatggcAACACAATTGGATCGACTGCAGACCTTACTATCTCATCAGTGGACTCAATTGTGCCTGCTAAATCTCCATTGCATGCAAACAATACTATGAGTTCATCCAGTCAACAGAGCATGCAGAATGAGATTGATGAGCTAGAATTTTTGAATAATTGTAGAGATGCTGGGGTGGTGCATATACTTGGGAACACGGTTGTGAGAGCAAGGAGGGATTCCAGGTTCTACAAAAAGATAGCTGTTGATTACATTTATGCATTTCTTAGAAAAGTTTGCAGGGAGCACAGTGTGATCTTCAATGTTCCTCATGAGAGTCTTTTGAATGTTGGACAGATTTTCTATGTGTAA
- the LOC18780390 gene encoding potassium transporter 10, which translates to MTENEDPEKKGGVWALDQQLDQPMDEEANKFSNMSEDKKCSSITVLQLAFQSLGVVYGDLGTSPLYVFYNTFPYGIDEPDDLLGALSVVIYSLTLIALVKYVLIVCRANDNGQGGTFALYSLLCRHAKIKTVPNQDQSDEELTTYSRSTFGEQSFAASTKRWLEGHALIQNVLLILVLIGSCMVIGDGILTPAISVLSAVGGINCCRFHTSNDIVVVVAVVILVILFIMQQFGTQKFGWLFAPIVLLWFLLIGGIGIFNIWKYDTSILRAFSPVYVIAFFRKGGTHGWASLGGIMLCINGTETLFADVSHFPVLSVQIAFTLVAFPCLLLAYSGQAAYLMKYPHHVFGAFYYSIPESIYWPVFSVATAAAIVASQATITATFSLIKQALALGCFPRVKVVYTSRSHHQIYIPDINWILMILCISVTAGFKNQSQIGNAAGTAVVIVMLVTTFLMILVMILVWRCHWTLVLFFACLTLVVEGTYFSAVLLKVNQGGWVPLVIAVAFFIVMYGWHYGTVIRFDIEMHSKVSMAWILGLGPSLGLVRVPGIGLVYSEIATGVPHIFSHFITNLPAIHSVVVFVCVKYLPVCTVPEEERFLVKRIGPNNFHMFRCVVRYGYKDDHKKDDDFEEKLFDNLFTFVRLESLMEGSPGSDVSSILNQQTIQSRDAMWNNNNNRSIPYSSADVSITSVDSIELADSPIYVSQPLTCSIPTSSQLVEIDEIEFLNRCRDAGVVHILGNTVVRARRDSNCFKKMAVDYLYAFLRKICRGNSVLFNVPHESLLSVGQIFYV; encoded by the exons ATGACAGAAAATGAAGACCCTGAGAAAAAAGGTGGTGTCTGGGCTTTGGATCAACAGCTGGACCAGCCCATGGATGAGGAGGCTAATAAGTTCAGTAACATGTCCGAGGACAAg AAATGTTCATCAATAACGGTTCTGCAGCTTGCATTTCAAAGCCTTGGTGTGGTCTATGGAGATTTGGGCACATCTCCTTTGTATGTTTTCTATAATACATTTCCTTATGGAATTGACGAGCCAGATGATTTACTTGGAGCTTTATCGGTTGTTATATATTCCCTCACTCTTATTGCACTCGTGAAGTATGTTCTTATTGTCTGTAGAGCAAATGACAATGGTCAAG GTGGAACATTTGCTCTTTATTCATTACTCTGTCGACATGCAAAAATAAAGACTGTTCCTAACCAAGACCAAAGTGATGAGGAGCTAACAACATATAGCCGTTCTACATTTGGTGAGCAATCATTTGCTGCAAGCACTAAGAGATGGTTGGAGGGACATGCATTGATTCAGAACGTACTTCTTATTCTTGTCCTGATTGGCTCTTGCATGGTGATAGGGGATGGGATTCTGACGCCAGCCATATCAG TTCTGTCAGCAGTTGGTGGGATCAATTGTTGCCGGTTTCATACTAGTAATG ACATAGTCGTGGTTGTTGCTGTTGTTATACTGGTAATTTTGTTTATCATGCAACAATTTGGTACACAGAAATTCGGTTGGCTGTTTGCACCAATTGTGCTCCTTTGGTTTCTCTTAATTGGAGGAATTGGCATCTTCAACATTTGGAAATATGATACTAGCATTTTGAGAGCTTTTTCACCTGTGTATGTGATAGCATTTTTTCGAAAGGGTGGTACACATGGGTGGGCATCTCTCGGAGGTATCATGCTTTGTATAAACG GAACAGAAACTCTTTTTGCTGACGTATCCCATTTCCCAGTCCTGTCCGTACAGATTGCTTTCACATTAGTTGCATTTCCTTGCCTTCTTTTAGCCTACTCTGGTCAAGCTGCCTACCTTATGAAATATCCACATCATGTGTTCGGGGCATTTTATTACTCTATTCCAG AAAGCATATATTGGCCTGTGTTCAGTGTTGCAACTGCAGCTGCTATTGTTGCAAGTCAGGCCACCATAACTGCAACTTTTTCATTAATCAAGCAGGCCCTTGCGCTTGGCTGTTTCCCAAGAGTCAAAGTTGTATATACATCAAGGAGCCATCACCAGATATATATTCCAGACATTAATTGGATTCTTATGATTCTATGCATTTCCGTGACAGCTGGAtttaaaaatcaaagccaaatTGGGAACGCTGCTG GGACGGCTGTTGTCATAGTCATGTTGGTAACCACATTTCTTATGATTTTAGTCATGATATTAGTGTGGCGCTGCCATTGGACTCTTGTACTCTTTTTCGCTTGCTTAACATTGGTAGTGGAGGGCACTTACTTTTCTGCTGTACTCCTTAAGGTCAATCAAGGTGGGTGGGTTCCTCTTGTGATTGCAGTAGCCTTCTTTATCGTTATGTATGGCTGGCATTACGGTACAGTAATACGCTTTGACATTGAGATGCACAGTAAGGTATCGATGGCATGGATTCTTGGACTCGGTCCCAGTTTAGGACTGGTTCGGGTACCTGGGATAGGACTTGTGTACTCTGAGATAGCCACTGGAGTGCCCCACATCTTCTCTCACTTTATCACCAACCTTCCCGCCATCCATTCTGTTGTAGTCTTTGTCTGCGTGAAGTACCTTCCTGTCTGCACAGTCCCAGAAGAAGAACGGTTCCTGGTAAAGCGGATTGGACCCAATAACTTCCACATGTTCCGTTGTGTTGTAAGATATGGCTACAAAGACGACCACAAAAAGGATGATGACTTTGAGGAGAAGCTCTTTGACAACCTTTTCACGTTTGTCCGGCTTGAGTCCCTGATGGAAGGATCTCCAGGCTCTGATGTATCCAGTATACTTAACCAGCAAACAATCCAATCAAGAGATGCCATGTGGAACAATAACAACAACAGAAGTATACCTTACTCCAGTGCAGACGTGTCAATTACATCAGTGGACTCAATTGAGCTTGCTGATTCTCCAATATACGTGAGCCAGCCTCTGACGTGCTCCATTCCTACAAGCAGCCAGCTGGTGGAGATCGACGAAATAGAATTCTTGAACAGGTGTAGAGATGCAGGGGTGGTGCACATACTGGGAAATACTGTAGTGAGAGCTAGGAGGGACTCaaattgttttaaaaagaTGGCTGTTGATTACCTTTATGCATTTCTTAGGAAGATATGTAGAGGAAACAGTGTACTCTTCAATGTTCCTCATGAGAGTCTCTTGAGTGTTGGACAGATTTTCTATGTATAA
- the LOC18780472 gene encoding APO protein 1, chloroplastic yields the protein MFHKPPTVSSALWEPYQKGACLCTVEFKRTQLSAASSYSVGFKFEHGKLHKGGSILGTIFSASRKPRVEPTLRKRETYPQNVDLPPVLPKQKKKPYPIPFKKIKQVAKKDKKLAEMGIEKPLDPPKNGLLAPDLIPVAYQVLDAWKVLIKGLGQLLYVIPVYGCNECSEVHVSHSGHHMQDCLGPTNSKRRSFHSWIKGSINDILVPIEAYHLYDPFGRRIKHETRFQYDRIPAIVELCIQAGVEIPEYPSRRRTKPIRMIGRKVIDRGGLVEEPQPWRAANPSSLVDLDTHGACERFPPPLPSDIPKIAQETMDAYETVRFGVTKLMKKYTVKACGYCTEVHVGPWGHNAKLCGEFKHQWRDGKHGWQDATVDEVFPPNYVWHVKDPKGPPMKGGALKKFYGKAPAVVEVCLQAGAQIPEKYKPMMRLDIVVPDSEEALLVA from the exons ATGTTCCATAAGCCTCCAACAGTATCCTCTGCTTTGTGGGAACCATATCAGAAAG GTGCTTGCCTCTGTACCGTTGAGTTCAAGCGAACTCAACTATCAGCTGCGAGTTCATATAGTGTCGGGTTCAAG TTTGAGCATGGAAAGCTTCATAAAGGAGGAAGTATTTTGGGAACTATCTTTTCTGCCAGTAGGAAGCCCAGGGTAGAACCAACCTTAAGGAAGCGAGAAACATATCCCCAAAATGTGGATCTTCCACCCGTACTACCtaagcaaaagaagaaaccCTATCCTATTCCCTTCAAGAAGATCAAGCAGGTTGCAAAGAAGGACAAAAAACTTGCAGAAATGGGTATAGAGAAGCCCCTCGACCCTCCGAAAAATGGATTACTTGCCCCTGATTTAATTCCTGTTGCTTACCAAGTACTAGATGCGTGGAAAGTTTTAATTAAAGGCCTTGGCCAGCTGTTGTATGTTATTCCTGTATACGGCTGCAA TGAATGCTCTGAGGTTCATGTGAGCCACTCTGGTCATCACATGCAGGACTGTCTTGGCCCAACCAATTCCAAGCGCCGAAGCTTCCATTCCTGGATTAAGGGTTCTATCAATGACATACTTGTACCCATCGAGGCATATCATCTGTATGATCCTTTTGGTCGGCGCATTAAACATGAAACTAGATTTCAATATGACAGGATTCCAGCTATCGTGGAGCTGTGCATCCAAGCTGGTGTGGAAATACCGGAGTACCCTTCACGTCGAAGAACCAAACCTATCCGAATGATTGGAAGGAAAGTAATTGATCGTGGTGGATTGGTTGAGGAGCCACAGCCATGGCGCGCTGCGAATCCATCTTCACTTGTTGATCTCGATACACATGGGGCTTGTGAGCGGTTTCCACCTCCCCTGCCATCAGACATTCCCAAGATTGCACAGGAGACAATGGATGCATATGAAACTGTGAGGTTCGGGGTCACGAAGCTGATGAAGAAATACACTGTGAAGGCATGTGGGTATTGCACAGAGGTTCATGTTGGACCTTGGGGTCACAACGCAAAGCTTTGTGGGGAATTCAAGCACCAATGGAGGGATGGGAAGCATGGTTGGCAAGACGCTACCGTGGATGAAGTTTTCCCACCAAACTATGTATGGCATGTCAAAGACCCTAAAGGGCCTCCAATGAAAGGGGGTGCACTCAAGAAGTTCTATGGGAAGGCTCCTGCGGTGGTAGAGGTATGCTTGCAGGCAGGTGCACAGATCCCTGAGAAATACAAACCCATGATGAGGCTTGACATTGTAGTCCCTGACAGTGAGGAGGCACTGTTAGTTGCTTGA
- the LOC18778420 gene encoding potassium transporter 10, which yields MIEMQMARRMSADENTDNKGSVWALDQQLDQPMDEEAKRLRNMYKEKKYSTLMLLQLAFQSLGVVYGDLGTSPLYVFYNTFPDGIGDPEDLIGALSVIIYSLTLIPLLKYVFIVCRANDNGQGGTFALYSLLCRHAKIKAIPNQDQTDEALTTYSRSTFGEQSFAARTKRWLEGHALMQSTLLILVLVGSCMVIGDGILTPAISVLSAVGGINVGHPKISNGVVVLVAVVILVLLFTMQRHGTDKVGWLFAPVVLLWFLVIGGIGMFNIWKYDRSILKAFSPVYVYRFFKRGGKDGWTSLGGIMLSITGTEALFADLSHFPVPSIQIAFTSVVFPCLLLAYCGQAAYLMKNSNNVIGAFYHSIPDSIYWPVFIVATAAAVVASQATITATFSLIKQALALGCFPRVKVVHTSRKYRHQIYIPEINWIVMILCIAVTAGFKNQNQIGNASGTAVCIVMLVTTLLMILVMILVWRCHWILVLIFTGLSLVVEGTYFSAVLLKVNQGGWVPLVIAAAFFVIMYVWHYGTVKRFEIEMHSKVSMAWILGLGPSLGLVRVPGIGLVYSELANGVPRIFSHFITNLPAIHSVVIFVCVKYLPVCTVPEEERFLVKRIGPKNFHMFRCVARYGYKDDHKKDDDFEKKLFQSLFMFVRLESLMEASSDSDVSSLLEQQTKQSEDGLFCNSSNILHSDVDLSIASVDAIVPDDSPLHSNNMTSFVPASSKVETDEIEFLNNCRDAGVVHMLGNTVVKARRESKFWKKIAIDYLYAFLRKICRENSVMFNVPHESLLNVGQVFYV from the exons ATGATTGAGATGCAGATGGCTAGAAGAATGTCTGCTGATGAAAACACTGATAACAAAGGTAGCGTCTGGGCTTTGGATCAGCAGCTTGATCAGCCCATGGATGAGGAGGCTAAGAGGCTTAGAAATATGTACAAGGAAAAG AAATATTCGACATTAATGCTTCTGCAGCTTGCATTTCAAAGCCTTGGTGTGGTGTATGGAGATTTAGGCACATCTCCTTTGTATGTTTTCTACAATACATTTCCTGATGGAATTGGTGACCCAGAGGATTTAATTGGAGCTTTATCTGTTATTATATATTCCCTCACTCTTATTCCACTCCTCAAGTACGTTTTTATTGTCTGTAGAGCAAATGACAATGGTCAAG GTGGAACATTTGCTCTTTATTCACTACTCTGTCGACATGCAAAGATAAAGGCTATTCCTAACCAAGACCAAACAGATGAGGCACTAACAACATATAGTCGTTCTACTTTTGGTGAGCAATCATTTGCTGCAAGAACCAAGAGATGGTTGGAGGGACATGCATTAATGCAGAGCACACTTCTTATTCTTGTCCTCGTTGGCTCTTGCATGGTGATTGGGGATGGGATTCTGACTCCAGCCATATCAG TTCTGTCAGCAGTTGGTGGGATCAATGTGGGCCACCCTAAGATTAGTAATG GGGTAGTCGTGCTTGTTGCTGTTGTTATACTGGTACTTTTGTTTACCATGCAACGCCATGGTACAGATAAAGTGGGTTGGCTGTTTGCACCAGTTGTACTCCTTTGGTTTCTCGTAATTGGAGGAATTGGCATGTTTAACATTTGGAAGTATGATCGTAGCATTTTAAAAGCTTTTTCACCTGTATATGTATATCGATTTTTTAAGAGGGGAGGAAAAGATGGGTGGACATCTCTCGGAGGTATTATGCTTAGTATAACAG GAACAGAAGCACTTTTTGCTGACCTATCCCATTTCCCAGTCCCGTCAATACAGATTGCTTTCACGTCAGTTGTATTTCCATGCCTTCTATTAGCCTACTGTGGTCAAGCTGCATACCTcatgaaaaattcaaataacgTGATCGGTGCTTTTTATCATTCCATTCCAG ACAGCATATATTGGCCTGTGTTTATTGTTGCTACTGCAGCTGCTGTTGTTGCAAGTCAGGCCACCATAACTGCAACTTTTTCATTAATCAAGCAGGCCCTTGCATTAGGCTGTTTCCCAAGAGTCAAAGTCGTGCATACATCAAGGAAGTACCGTCACCAGATATATattccagaaattaattggATTGTTATGATTCTCTGCATTGCCGTGACAGCTGGgtttaaaaatcaaaaccaaattggCAATGCCTCTG GGACGGCAGTTTGTATAGTAATGTTGGTAACCACATTGCTTATGATTTTAGTCATGATATTAGTGTGGCGCTGCCACTGGATTCTGGTCCTGATTTTCACTGGCTTATCATTGGTTGTGGAGGGCACTTACTTTTCTGCTGTGCTGCTCAAGGTCAATCAAGGTGGCTGGGTTCCTCTTGTGATCGCAGCAGCCTTTTTTGTCATCATGTATGTTTGGCATTACGGAACAGTAAAACGCTTTGAGATTGAGATGCATAGTAAGGTTTCAATGGCATGGATTCTCGGACTTGGTCCCAGTTTAGGACTGGTTCGTGTACCTGGGATAGGCCTTGTGTACAGTGAGCTAGCAAACGGAGTGCCCCGTATCTTCTCTCACTTTATCACCAACCTGCCTGCCATCCATTCTGTTGTCATCTTTGTCTGCGTGAAGTACCTTCCTGTCTGCACAGTCCCGGAAGAAGAGAGGTTCCTTGTAAAGCGAATCGGACCCAAGAATTTCCACATGTTCCGTTGTGTTGCAAGGTATGGCTATAAAGATGACCATAAAAAGGATGatgattttgagaaaaagcTCTTTCAAAGCCTTTTCATGTTTGTCCGGCTTGAGTCCTTGATGGAAGCGTCTTCAGACTCTGATGTATCTAGCTTGCTTGAGCAACAAACTAAGCAATCAGAAGATGGCCTGTTTTGTAATAGCAGCAATATACTTCACTCTGATGTAGACCTGTCAATTGCGTCAGTGGACGCGATTGTGCCTGATGATTCTCCCTTGCATTCAAACAACATGACCTCCTTCGTTCCGGCAAGCAGCAAGGTGGAGACTGATGAGATAGAATTCCTGAACAACTGTAGAGATGCAGGGGTGGTGCACATGTTGGGAAATACCGTAGTAAAAGCTAGGAGAGAATCAAAGTTTTGGAAGAAGATAGCTATTGATTACCTATATGCATTTCTTAGGAAGATATGTAGGGAAAATAGTGTAATGTTCAACGTTCCTCATGAGAGCCTCTTGAATGTTGGACAAGTTTTCTATGTATAG
- the LOC18779181 gene encoding potassium transporter 11 isoform X2, which yields MKAAESFEISMASRVEIDEDSDTNKGSMWVLDQKLDQPMDEEAGRLRNMYREKFSALLLMRLAFQSLGVVFGDLGTSPLYVFYNTFPHGISDPEDVVGALSLIIYSLTLIPLLKYVFVVCRANDSGQGGTFALYSLLCRHANVKTIPNQHRTDEELTTYSRSTFHEQSYAAKTKKWLEGHASRKNALLLLVLVGTCMVIGDGILTPAISVLSAAGGIKVSSPGMKNDYVILVAVVILVGLFSVQHYGTDKVGWLFAPIVLLWFLLIGGIGIFNIWKHDSSVLRAFSPVYIYRYFKRNGRDGWTSLGGIMLSITGTEALFADLAHFPVSAVQIAFTTVVFPCLLLAYSGQAAYLMKNHDNKTVLQAFYLSIPEKIYWPVFIVATLAAVVASQATISATFSIIKQALALGCFPRVKVVHTSKKFLGQIYIPDINWILMILCIAVTAGFKNQSQIGNAYGTAVVVVMLATTLLMTLIMILVWRCHWILVLIFTGLSLVVECTYFSAVLFKVDQGGWVPLVIAAAFLLIMYVWHYGTLKRYEFEMHSKVSMAWLLGLGPSLGLVRVPGIGLVYTELASGVPHIFSHFITNLPAIHSVVVFVCVKYLPVYTVPEEERFLVKRIGPKSFHMFRCVARYGYKDLHKKDDDFEKKLFDNLFMFVRLESMMEGCSDSDEYSIYGQQTERSMEGLINNNGNTIGSTADLTISSVDSIVPAKSPLHANNTMSSSSQQSMQNEIDELEFLNNCRDAGVVHILGNTVVRARRDSRFYKKIAVDYIYAFLRKVCREHSVIFNVPHESLLNVGQIFYV from the exons ATGAAAGCTGCAGAatcatttgaaatttcaatggCTTCAAGAGTGGAgattgatgaagatagtgataCCAACAAAGGCAGTATGTGGGTTTTGGATCAGAAGCTTGACCAACCCATGGATGAGGAGGCTGGCAGGcttagaaatatgtacaggGAAAAg TTCTCTGCACTATTGCTTATGCGGCTTGCATTCCAAAGTCTTGGAGTGGTTTTTGGAGATTTGGGTACTTCTCCCTTGTATGTTTTCTACAATACGTTTCCTCATGGAATTTCAGACCCGGAGGATGTGGTTGGAGCTCTTTCATTGATTATATACTCTCTTACTCTTATCCCGCTCCTCAAGTATGTGTTCGTTGTTTGTAGGGCGAATGACAGTGGTCAAG GTGGAACATTTGCTCTTTATTCATTGCTCTGccgacatgcaaatgtaaaaacTATTCCTAACCAACACCGGACTGATGAAGAGCTAACAACGTATAGTCGTTCTACTTTCCATGAACAATCATATGCTGCAAAAACCAAGAAGTGGTTGGAGGGGCATGCATCAAGGAAGAATGCCCTTCTTCTTCTGGTCCTCGTTGGCACTTGTATGGTGATTGGTGATGGGATTCTTACTCCAGCTATATCTG TTTTATCAGCTGCTGGCGGGATCAAAGTAAGCAGCCCTGGCATGAAAAATG ATTATGTCATACTTGTTGCTGTTGTAATATTAGTAGGCTTGTTTAGCGTACAGCACTATGGTACAGATAAAGTTGGTTGGCTCTTTGCTCCCATTGTGCTTCTTTGGTTTCTCTTAATTGGAGGTATTGGCATATTCAACATCTGGAAACATGACAGTAGTGTTTTGAGAGCTTTTTCGCCCGTCTATATATATCGGTATTTTAAAAGGAATGGGAGAGATGGTTGGACTTCCCTTGGAGGTATCATGCTTAGTATAACAG GGACTGAAGCACTCTTTGCCGACCTTGCCCATTTTCCAGTTTCAGCTGTACAGATTGCTTTCACTACGGTTGTGTTTCCTTGCCTTCTTTTAGCCTATTCTGGTCAAGCTGCGTACcttatgaaaaatcatgacaACAAAACTGTGCTTCAAGCATTTTATCTTTCCATTCCAG AGAAAATATATTGGCCAGTCTTCATTGTTGCGACTCTAGCTGCAGTAGTTGCAAGTCAAGCAACTATATCGGCGACTTTTTCAATAATTAAGCAGGCTCTTGCACTTGGCTGTTTTCCTAGAGTCAAAGTTGTACACACATCAAAGAAGTTCCTCGgccaaatatatattccagATATTAATTGGATTCTTATGATTCTTTGCATTGCTGTGACTGCTGGATtcaaaaatcaaagccaaatTGGAAATGCGTATG GGACGGCAGTTGTCGTGGTCATGCTAGCAACCACACTGCTCATGACTCTAATCATGATATTAGTGTGGCGCTGTCATTGGATTCTTGTCCTGATATTCACTGGTTTGTCACTGGTTGTGGAATGCACTTACTTTTCCGCTGTCCTCTTCAAGGTTGATCAAGGTGGATGGGTTCCTCTTGTGATTGCAGCTGCCTTTCTTCTCATCATGTATGTTTGGCATTATGGCACATTGAAACGTTATGAGTTTGAGATGCACAGTAAGGTTTCAATGGCATGGCTTCTTGGACTTGGCCCCAGTTTAGGACTGGTTCGGGTCCCTGGGATAGGACTTGTGTACACCGAGCTTGCAAGTGGAGTGCCTCACATCTTTTCCCACTTCATCACCAACCTGCCTGCGATCCATTCTGTTGTCGTCTTTGTTTGTGTGAAGTATCTTCCTGTATACACTGTcccagaagaagaaagattccTTGTAAAGCGGATTGGCCCCAAGAGTTTCCACATGTTCCGTTGCGTTGCAAGATACGGTTACAAAGACCTCCACAAGAAAGATGATGACTTTGAGAAAAAACTCTTCGACAACCTTTTCATGTTTGTCCGGCTCGAGTCCATGATGGAGGGGTGTTCAGACTCGGATGAGTACAGTATATATGGCCAGCAAACTGAGAGGTCAATGGAAGGcctaataaataataatggcAACACAATTGGATCGACTGCAGACCTTACTATCTCATCAGTGGACTCAATTGTGCCTGCTAAATCTCCATTGCATGCAAACAATACTATGAGTTCATCCAGTCAACAGAGCATGCAGAATGAGATTGATGAGCTAGAATTTTTGAATAATTGTAGAGATGCTGGGGTGGTGCATATACTTGGGAACACGGTTGTGAGAGCAAGGAGGGATTCCAGGTTCTACAAAAAGATAGCTGTTGATTACATTTATGCATTTCTTAGAAAAGTTTGCAGGGAGCACAGTGTGATCTTCAATGTTCCTCATGAGAGTCTTTTGAATGTTGGACAGATTTTCTATGTGTAA